Proteins encoded within one genomic window of Gadus macrocephalus chromosome 16, ASM3116895v1:
- the LOC132475185 gene encoding acetylcholinesterase collagenic tail peptide-like produces MNEEDGPRGPTGYRGDTGVRGAQGPVGGAGGPGLVGLLGLPGMPGHAGRVHVLPGPRGDGGNIGTTHSCNCSQVRFQDLFPTLGAIAVVPTVYVVEGEQQMHSVSSENVMVVRRDTHRLLLFSRGHWVPVSPRAGPLTQHP; encoded by the exons atgaacGAGGAGGACGGACCACGAGGACCCACTGGATacagaggagataca GGTGTGAGAGGAGCTCAGGGGCCTGTaggaggggccggggggcccgGGCTGGTGGGCCTGCTAGGTCTACCTGGAATGCCTGGACACGCTGGAAGAg TGCATGTCTTACCAGGGCCGAGGGGTGACGGGGGCAACATCGGGACCACACACAGCTGTAATTGTTCACAAGTTCGATTCCAGGATCTGTTCCCAACACTAGGAGCCATAGCTGTGGTGCCTACC GTGTACGTGGTGGAGGGCGAGCAGCAGATGCACAGCGTTTCCTCTGAGAACGTGATGGTCGTGAGGAGAGACACCCACAGGCTGCTGCTCTTCTCCAGAGGCCACTGGGTCCCTGTTTCTCCCAGAGCCGGGCCCCTGACACAACACCCCTGA